Proteins found in one Fibrobacter sp. UWEL genomic segment:
- a CDS encoding GNAT family N-acetyltransferase: MQIFIVDEIPSSMYQSLMELVHASFDEYQKENINFTCSRYSMDDVKEKILSHWCLFAIDEKNNILGVTSFFPINDRDCYEAISAISPKSKGLGIGTLLFERRRQFLQEKKFSRIISDTAVGAKASVGWHLKKCGCRIIGYKSYKDTDYYSYLFCEHLSGKMSNAYKIYYFCRYLLSFCITRCMLKRDGSFSKIGRLISLVKK, translated from the coding sequence ATGCAGATTTTTATAGTTGATGAAATACCGAGTAGTATGTACCAGTCCTTGATGGAGCTGGTTCATGCTTCTTTTGACGAATATCAAAAAGAGAACATAAACTTTACTTGTTCTCGGTATTCGATGGATGATGTAAAAGAAAAAATATTAAGTCATTGGTGTTTATTTGCTATAGATGAAAAAAACAATATACTAGGCGTTACTTCCTTTTTCCCTATAAATGACAGGGATTGCTATGAGGCGATAAGTGCTATATCCCCCAAATCCAAAGGTTTGGGAATAGGTACATTATTGTTTGAACGTCGTCGGCAATTTTTACAAGAAAAAAAATTTAGTCGGATTATCTCGGATACTGCTGTTGGTGCAAAAGCTTCTGTTGGATGGCATTTAAAGAAATGTGGATGCAGGATCATAGGTTACAAATCGTATAAAGATACCGATTACTATTCATATTTGTTCTGTGAGCATTTGTCTGGGAAAATGTCAAATGCTTATAAAATCTATTATTTTTGTAGATATTTGCTCTCTTTTTGTATAACAAGATGTATGTTGAAACGCGATGGAAGTTTCTCAAAAATAGGACGATTAATTAGTTTGGTAAAAAAATGA
- the rfbD gene encoding dTDP-4-dehydrorhamnose reductase, with protein MKFFVTGVGGQLGHDVVNELASRGHCVVGSDIATEYVGVADGSAVTKVEYVQLDITDAKAVEKVLMSVKPDAVIHCAAWTAVDFAEDSDKQEKVRAINAYGSENVAHICKALDCKMTYISTDYVFDGQGTTPWQPDCKDYKPLNVYGQTKLEGELAVSGTLEKFFIVRIAWVFGLNGKNFIKTMLNVGKTHDTVRVVNDQIGTPTYTLDLARLLVDMNETEKYGYYHATNEGGYISWFDFTCEIYKQAGLSTKVLPVTTAEYGLSKAARPFNSRLDKSKLVQAGFKPLPTWQDALARYLKEIGEKC; from the coding sequence ATGAAGTTTTTTGTAACGGGTGTGGGTGGTCAACTAGGTCACGATGTTGTTAATGAGTTGGCGTCTCGTGGACATTGTGTTGTGGGTAGTGATATAGCAACAGAATATGTTGGTGTTGCAGATGGCTCTGCCGTCACCAAGGTTGAATATGTCCAGCTAGATATTACTGATGCGAAGGCTGTTGAAAAGGTTTTGATGAGTGTAAAACCAGATGCCGTGATTCATTGTGCTGCATGGACTGCGGTGGATTTTGCTGAAGATTCTGATAAGCAGGAAAAGGTGCGCGCCATCAATGCTTATGGCTCTGAAAATGTTGCGCATATTTGTAAGGCTCTTGACTGTAAGATGACTTACATCAGTACTGATTATGTTTTTGATGGACAGGGAACGACTCCTTGGCAACCCGATTGTAAGGACTATAAACCTCTTAATGTTTATGGTCAGACAAAGTTGGAAGGTGAGTTAGCTGTTAGTGGAACTTTGGAGAAGTTCTTCATTGTTCGTATCGCATGGGTGTTCGGCCTTAACGGCAAGAACTTCATCAAGACAATGCTGAATGTGGGGAAAACTCACGATACTGTCCGCGTAGTGAATGACCAGATTGGTACTCCCACGTACACTTTGGATTTGGCTCGCCTCCTGGTGGACATGAATGAAACTGAAAAGTATGGTTACTATCACGCTACCAATGAAGGCGGATATATTAGCTGGTTTGATTTTACCTGCGAGATTTACAAGCAGGCTGGTCTTTCTACAAAGGTTCTGCCGGTAACTACTGCTGAATATGGATTGAGTAAGGCTGCCCGTCCCTTCAATAGTCGCTTGGACAAAAGCAAACTGGTGCAAGCAGGCTTCAAGCCGCTGCCGACTTGGCAAGATGCGCTGGCTCGTTATTTGAAAGAAATTGGAGAAAAATGCTGA
- a CDS encoding phosphorylcholine transferase LicD, translated as MKELSLKEIQRESLRILKDVHSFCEKNGIRYSLAYGTLIGAVRHKGFIPWDDDVDIVMPRPDFDKFCREFVSQDDNVLYSPESEENFLMFARVCSDSRTKAVSKRPWSSVETGLWIDVFPLDGLNPSRGTFIKELGYLRSLGRKEMRLRTGKYLKLNRNLSCKEVLACLLKKVLYFPFCLKRVKAKHNDFLRRFDYESANYCGQLCVMDYPEKEYNLKNWFSSYRKVPFEDVDLFISENYHDILSQYYGNYMSLPPENQRVPPQSYIKFFWR; from the coding sequence ATGAAAGAGTTGTCTCTTAAAGAAATTCAACGGGAAAGTCTAAGAATTTTAAAAGATGTTCATTCTTTTTGTGAAAAAAATGGCATCAGGTATTCGTTGGCGTATGGGACATTGATTGGTGCCGTAAGACATAAAGGCTTTATTCCTTGGGATGATGATGTTGATATTGTTATGCCTAGACCTGATTTTGATAAATTTTGTCGAGAGTTTGTGTCTCAGGATGACAATGTATTGTATTCTCCCGAATCGGAAGAGAACTTCTTGATGTTTGCAAGAGTTTGTAGTGATTCTCGTACTAAGGCGGTTTCTAAACGTCCATGGAGTAGTGTAGAAACTGGCCTTTGGATTGATGTTTTTCCATTGGATGGCTTAAATCCGTCTAGGGGAACTTTTATTAAAGAATTAGGGTATTTGCGTTCCCTAGGACGTAAGGAAATGCGTTTGCGAACGGGCAAGTATTTGAAACTAAATAGGAATCTGTCCTGCAAAGAAGTTCTAGCGTGTTTGCTCAAAAAAGTTTTATATTTCCCTTTTTGCTTGAAAAGGGTCAAAGCAAAACATAATGATTTTTTAAGACGCTTTGATTATGAGTCTGCAAATTATTGTGGTCAACTCTGTGTTATGGATTATCCAGAAAAAGAATATAACCTTAAAAATTGGTTTTCTTCCTATAGGAAAGTTCCTTTTGAAGATGTTGATTTGTTTATTTCTGAAAACTATCATGATATTTTAAGCCAGTATTACGGTAATTATATGTCGTTACCTCCGGAAAACCAACGTGTTCCTCCTCAATCATATATAAAATTCTTTTGGAGATAG
- a CDS encoding OmpA family protein, producing MKKLLAASLLIAGVAFAQSGIAGGKDGLHQYNANTMGQWTFELGTGGNVSLDNWSLAKAGVIKDQNGQNFGVYKIDGSFAGNFNFAMGVFKWMDVGASQSLNYDYVGSSTGLEEVHHMSTIALGDLDLWAKFALPITKDSSVFSFAALLQVTAAIGETSAGVRPRHSWYLAPEGWYTNPYTANGPVVGLNAIMTADWTKRGIPLRWNTQVGFVYTVEDGYPNALTYSTGLNWFVHPKVDAFLEYSGEMRVSGEHYDISPLVDPMIVTPGFRFHLSRSLDLGMGLEVALRNVKNPLYKMKEEKKDINDFIIKRVDDHGHKSYYGYASTPLYAGAATLVYRFGGDDEDPAVLAAQSYAVDSAAQARLDSLLQARAMREDSLARTDSDKDGIVDLKDNCPKTPEGAQVDSVGCPIDTDKDGVADGIDQCPGTAAGVAVGPDGCEADFDKDGVLDSKDQCPNTPEGAQVDVNGCSVDSDKDGVADDKDKCPNTPAGVTIDETGCPLDFDKDGVADINDKCPNTPAGQVVDSVGCSLDGDKDGVPDGIDQCPATEAGISVDSVGCDLDFDRDGVPDSKDKCPNTLPGIKVKEDGCPVRKKENLDELKKGIQFKLNSAKLTKNSYGTLDDIVKLMMQIPEANLEIQGHTDELGSDATNQKLSQERAQTVMDYFVKKGVESNRLRAVGYGASKPVADNKDKAGREKNRRVELVPFQN from the coding sequence ATGAAAAAACTTCTTGCAGCATCTCTGTTGATTGCTGGCGTCGCTTTTGCACAGAGCGGCATTGCCGGCGGTAAAGACGGTTTGCACCAGTACAATGCTAATACCATGGGGCAGTGGACCTTTGAACTGGGTACCGGCGGTAATGTTTCCCTGGATAACTGGTCTTTGGCAAAGGCTGGTGTAATTAAAGATCAAAATGGACAAAATTTTGGTGTTTATAAGATTGATGGTTCCTTTGCGGGTAACTTCAATTTTGCCATGGGCGTCTTTAAGTGGATGGATGTGGGTGCAAGCCAGTCCTTGAACTATGACTACGTGGGCTCCAGCACAGGCTTGGAAGAAGTTCACCATATGAGTACTATTGCTTTAGGTGATTTGGATTTGTGGGCCAAATTTGCCTTGCCAATCACCAAGGATAGCAGTGTGTTCAGCTTTGCTGCTTTGCTTCAGGTAACTGCGGCTATCGGAGAAACGAGTGCTGGTGTTCGTCCTCGTCATTCTTGGTACCTTGCTCCTGAAGGGTGGTATACTAATCCCTATACGGCAAATGGTCCTGTTGTTGGATTAAATGCCATTATGACTGCAGATTGGACCAAACGAGGTATTCCTCTTCGCTGGAACACTCAGGTTGGTTTCGTTTATACTGTAGAAGATGGGTATCCTAATGCTTTGACCTATAGCACGGGCTTGAACTGGTTCGTTCATCCCAAGGTGGATGCTTTCTTGGAATATTCTGGAGAAATGCGTGTAAGTGGAGAGCATTACGATATTTCTCCGCTCGTTGATCCGATGATCGTGACGCCTGGTTTCCGTTTTCACCTGAGTCGTTCCTTGGATCTGGGTATGGGTCTGGAAGTTGCTCTGCGCAATGTGAAGAATCCCCTGTACAAGATGAAGGAAGAAAAGAAGGACATCAATGATTTCATAATCAAACGTGTTGATGATCATGGTCATAAGTCTTACTACGGTTACGCTTCTACTCCGCTTTATGCTGGTGCTGCTACCTTGGTTTATCGCTTTGGTGGCGACGACGAAGATCCGGCCGTGCTGGCTGCCCAGTCTTACGCTGTGGACTCCGCTGCCCAGGCTCGCCTGGATTCCCTGCTGCAGGCTCGCGCCATGCGTGAAGATTCCCTGGCCCGTACCGATAGCGATAAGGATGGCATCGTTGACCTGAAGGACAACTGCCCCAAGACTCCGGAAGGCGCTCAGGTGGACTCCGTGGGTTGCCCCATCGATACGGATAAGGATGGTGTTGCTGATGGTATTGACCAGTGCCCGGGTACCGCTGCTGGCGTTGCTGTTGGCCCCGATGGTTGCGAAGCTGACTTCGACAAGGATGGCGTCCTGGATTCTAAGGACCAGTGCCCCAATACTCCGGAAGGCGCTCAGGTTGACGTGAACGGTTGCTCTGTGGACTCCGATAAGGATGGCGTTGCCGACGATAAGGATAAGTGCCCCAATACCCCGGCTGGCGTGACTATCGACGAAACTGGCTGCCCCCTGGACTTCGACAAGGATGGCGTTGCTGACATTAACGACAAGTGCCCCAATACTCCGGCTGGCCAGGTTGTGGACTCCGTGGGTTGCTCTCTGGATGGCGACAAGGATGGCGTACCTGATGGTATCGACCAGTGCCCCGCTACCGAAGCTGGCATTAGCGTTGACTCCGTTGGCTGCGATCTGGACTTCGACAGGGATGGCGTTCCCGACTCCAAGGACAAGTGCCCCAATACCCTGCCTGGTATCAAGGTTAAGGAAGATGGCTGCCCGGTCCGCAAGAAGGAAAACCTGGACGAATTGAAGAAGGGTATTCAGTTCAAGCTGAACTCCGCAAAGCTCACCAAGAACAGCTACGGCACCCTGGACGATATCGTTAAGCTCATGATGCAGATTCCGGAAGCTAACCTGGAAATTCAGGGTCACACCGACGAACTGGGTTCCGACGCTACCAACCAGAAGCTGTCTCAGGAACGCGCCCAGACCGTGATGGACTACTTCGTGAAGAAGGGTGTGGAATCCAACCGCCTCCGTGCAGTAGGCTACGGCGCATCCAAGCCCGTCGCTGACAACAAGGACAAGGCCGGCCGCGAAAAGAACCGCCGCGTGGAATTGGTTCCGTTCCAGAACTAG